One window of Nymphaea colorata isolate Beijing-Zhang1983 chromosome 11, ASM883128v2, whole genome shotgun sequence genomic DNA carries:
- the LOC116264899 gene encoding (R,S)-reticuline 7-O-methyltransferase-like → MEEERLVQGQVEIFRQLFAFADSMVLKCAVELGIADIIHRNGRPMTLHQIAAELPATSPDIGCLFRIMRLLVRKHIFVQHDPPAGDGINAQPEFGLTPASRWLVKDGELSLVPMVLWENHPSALAPWHCLSKCVQEGGVAFDMAHGVDIWGYGAVNPECNQLVNSAMACTSKIIVKVVMAKYEHGFSRLGSLVDVGGGTGAAIAEIVKACPHLKGINLDLPHVVATAPEYQGITHVAGDMFMEIPKADAVFMKWLLHDWSDEHCIKILKQCKKAIPHEYGKVIILDAVLQSNVKEDAWEDTRMVFDVTMIAHTSGGKERTEVEWRKLLKDGGFNRCNIISLPTVASLIEAFPN, encoded by the exons atggaagagGAGAGGCTGGTGCAAGGTCAAGTAGAAATATTCCGACAACTCTTTGCATTCGCAGACTCGATGGTACTCAAGTGTGCAGTCGAGCTTGGGATCGCAGACATAATCCACCGGAACGGCCGCCCCATGACCTTGCACCAGATAGCAGCTGAGCTGCCGGCAACCTCACCGGACATCGGCTGCCTCTTCCGCATCATGAGGCTGCTGGTCAGGAAACATATCTTCGTGCAGCACGATCCGCCCGCTGGTGATGGAATTAACGCCCAGCCCGAGTTCGGTCTAACGCCAGCCTCGAGGTGGTTGGTCAAGGATGGTGAGCTCAGTCTGGTTCCTATGGTCCTCTGGGAAAACCATCCTTCTGCTTTGGCTCCATGGCACTGCCTCAGCAAGTGCGTGCAAGAGGGAGGTGTAGCCTTCGATATGGCTCATGGAGTAGATATTTGGGGATATGGAGCTGTCAACCCTGAATGTAACCAGCTAGTCAACTCTGCTATGGCTTGTACGAGCAAAATCATAGTGAAGGTAGTCATGGCTAAGTATGAGCATGGGTTCAGTAGGCTTGGCTCGCTTGTCGATGTCGGTGGCGGCACCGGAGCAGCCATTGCAGAGATAGTGAAGGCCTGCCCACACTTGAAAGGTATCAACCTGGACCTCCCCCATGTTGTTGCTACCGCACCAGAGTACCAGGGGATCACTCATGTGGCCGGCGACATGTTTATGGAGATTCCCAAGGCTGATGCCGTCTTCATGAAG TGGCTATTGCATGATTGGAGTGACGAGCACTGCATAAAGATATTGAAGCAATGCAAGAAAGCAATTCCACATGAATATGGGAAGGTCATAATACTGGATGCTGTGCTGCAGTCCAATGTCAAAGAAGATGCATGGGAAGATACTAGAATGGTGTTTGATGTGACAATGATTGCACACACTTCGGGAGGGAAGGAGAGGACAGAAGTGGAGTGGAGGAAGCTGCTCAAGGATGGAGGGTTCAACCGTTGCAACATCATCTCCCTCCCTACTGTTGCATCACTAATTGAAGCTTTTCCCAATTGA
- the LOC116263706 gene encoding (R,S)-reticuline 7-O-methyltransferase-like isoform X1 produces the protein MEEERLVQGQVEIFRQLFAFADSMALKCAVELGIADIIHRNGRPMTLHQIAAELPATSPDIGCLLRIMRLLVRKHMFVQHDPPPGDGINHQPEFGLTPASRWLVKDGEHSLAPMVLMQNHPSALAPWHCFSKCVQEGGVAFKKAHGLDIWEYGAVNPEFNQLFNSAMACTNKIIMKAVIAKYEHGFNRLSSLVDVGGGTGAAIAEIVKACPHLKGINLDLPHVVATAPEYQGITHVGGDMFVEIPKADAVFMKWILHDWSDDHCIKILKQCRKAIPHDNGKVVIVDAVLQSNVTEDAWEDTRMAFDVTMIAHASGGKERTEVEWRKLLKDGGFNHYNIISLPSLPSLIEVFPN, from the exons atggAAGAGGAGAGGCTGGTGCAAGGCCAAGTAGAAATATTCCGACAACTCTTTGCATTCGCAGACTCGATGGCACTCAAGTGTGCAGTCGAGCTTGGGATCGCAGACATAATCCACCGGAACGGCCGCCCCATGACCTTGCACCAGATAGCAGCTGAGCTGCCGGCAACCTCACCGGACATCGGTTGCCTCCTCCGCATCATGAGGCTGCTGGTCAGGAAACATATGTTTGTGCAGCACGATCCGCCACCTGGTGATGGAATTAACCACCAGCCCGAATTCGGTCTAACGCCAGCCTCTAGGTGGTTGGTCAAGGATGGTGAGCACAGTCTGGCTCCTATGGTCCTCATGCAAAACCATCCTTCTGCTTTGGCTCCATGGCACTGCTTCAGCAAGTGCGTGCAAGAGGGAGGTGTAGCCTTCAAGAAGGCTCATGGTCTAGATATCTGGGAATATGGAGCTGTCAACCCTGAATTTAACCAGCTATTCAATTCTGCTATGGCTTGTACAAACAAAATCATAATGAAGGCAGTCATAGCCAAGTATGAGCATGGGTTCAATAGGCTTTCCTCGCTTGTGGATGTCGGTGGCGGCACCGGAGCAGCCATTGCAGAGATAGTGAAGGCCTGCCCACACTTGAAAGGGATCAACCTGGACCTCCCCCATGTTGTTGCCACTGCACCAGAGTACCAGGGGATCACTCATGTGGGTGGCGACATGTTTGTGGAGATTCCCAAGGCGGATGCCGTCTTTATGAAG TGGATATTGCATGATTGGAGTGATGACCACTGCATAAAGATATTGAAGCAATGTAGGAAAGCAATTCCACATGACAATGGGAAGGTCGTAATAGTGGATGCTGTGCTGCAGTCCAATGTCACCGAAGATGCCTGGGAAGATACTAGAATGGCATTTGATGTAACAATGATTGCACACGCTTCGGGAGGGAAGGAGAGGACAGAAGTGGAGTGGAGGAAGCTGCTGAAGGATGGAGGGTTCAACCATTACAACATAATCTCCCTCCCTTCTCTTCCATCTCTAATTGAAGTTTTTCCAAATTGA
- the LOC116263706 gene encoding (R,S)-reticuline 7-O-methyltransferase-like isoform X2, whose protein sequence is MEEERLVQGQVEIFRQLFAFADSMALKCAVELGIADIIHRNGRPMTLHQIAAELPATSPDIGCLLRIMRLLVRKHMFVQHDPPPGDGINHQPEFGLTPASRWLVKDGEHSLAPMVLMQNHPSALAPWHCFSKCVQEGGVAFKKAHGLDIWEYGAVNPEFNQLFNSAMACTNKIIMKAVIAKYEHGFNRLSSLVDVGGGTGAAIAEIVKACPHLKGINLDLPHVVATAPEYQGITHVGGDMFVEIPKADAVFMKWILHDWSDDHCIKILKQCRKAIPHDNGKVVIVDAVLQSNVTEDAWEDTRMAFDVTMIAHASGGKERTEVEWRKLLKDGGFNHYNIISLPSLPSLIEVFPN, encoded by the exons atggaagagGAGAGGCTGGTGCAAG GCCAAGTAGAAATATTCCGACAACTCTTTGCATTCGCAGACTCGATGGCACTCAAGTGTGCAGTCGAGCTTGGGATCGCAGACATAATCCACCGGAACGGCCGCCCCATGACCTTGCACCAGATAGCAGCTGAGCTGCCGGCAACCTCACCGGACATCGGTTGCCTCCTCCGCATCATGAGGCTGCTGGTCAGGAAACATATGTTTGTGCAGCACGATCCGCCACCTGGTGATGGAATTAACCACCAGCCCGAATTCGGTCTAACGCCAGCCTCTAGGTGGTTGGTCAAGGATGGTGAGCACAGTCTGGCTCCTATGGTCCTCATGCAAAACCATCCTTCTGCTTTGGCTCCATGGCACTGCTTCAGCAAGTGCGTGCAAGAGGGAGGTGTAGCCTTCAAGAAGGCTCATGGTCTAGATATCTGGGAATATGGAGCTGTCAACCCTGAATTTAACCAGCTATTCAATTCTGCTATGGCTTGTACAAACAAAATCATAATGAAGGCAGTCATAGCCAAGTATGAGCATGGGTTCAATAGGCTTTCCTCGCTTGTGGATGTCGGTGGCGGCACCGGAGCAGCCATTGCAGAGATAGTGAAGGCCTGCCCACACTTGAAAGGGATCAACCTGGACCTCCCCCATGTTGTTGCCACTGCACCAGAGTACCAGGGGATCACTCATGTGGGTGGCGACATGTTTGTGGAGATTCCCAAGGCGGATGCCGTCTTTATGAAG TGGATATTGCATGATTGGAGTGATGACCACTGCATAAAGATATTGAAGCAATGTAGGAAAGCAATTCCACATGACAATGGGAAGGTCGTAATAGTGGATGCTGTGCTGCAGTCCAATGTCACCGAAGATGCCTGGGAAGATACTAGAATGGCATTTGATGTAACAATGATTGCACACGCTTCGGGAGGGAAGGAGAGGACAGAAGTGGAGTGGAGGAAGCTGCTGAAGGATGGAGGGTTCAACCATTACAACATAATCTCCCTCCCTTCTCTTCCATCTCTAATTGAAGTTTTTCCAAATTGA